In Chlorocebus sabaeus isolate Y175 chromosome 9, mChlSab1.0.hap1, whole genome shotgun sequence, the genomic stretch agaaaaagtcttttgATTTAGGGCTTTCCAAATCTAATTCATGTAAAGCCCCCTTTACCAGGCTGCTTCAGAAGCTCTTTTATACGTCTTTGATTATATCACCCAAGTTTTCAGAGCTCCTTTTTCCATCGTGTCTTTTTATTACTTAACTATGACATGTGCATTTAAATCAACAATTTAACCTCAACATATCTAAAACTTAAATAAGGGACTAAATTTTCATGTTCTGAGGCCTCTCACGTTTCAAGAATTTTTGAATGATTTCATTGAATATCCACTTACACTTAGGAGATTCTAAATATGTGGCTTGATTTGAGGACAGAGGCTGCTTATAATCTGCCCATGGTAAGCCTGTGATCTCATTAGTGAGTTGATAGACATTTACAAACAGTCAAATTGCTTATCTCATGCATTGTGGACATTCTGTCAGATCCTTAGCTCAAATTAGGCTTCATGTTCATTTAGATATATTTTGATTCTGCCTTGGAAAATCTTTCAACAGGCAGACTTAGATTTGATTTATTTCAGTAAAGCAACTACTTTGTGGCTTGTTTCATTTCTATTCCACTATAATGATATTTCCCTGAATAACATAGCAAGTGATTTAGTGGTTTTGTAAACCTGCACTATGTAGTAATGCATGATTTGGGGTACAATATGCTGGATTTTATCACttggaaaaatgagagaaatgagaCAGAAGTTCAGAATTTCCAAAATTTAAATGATGGGTTTTCCAATTAAATTTTCATGTGATATGTTCTCACATTAAtgctgaaacattaaaaaaaggagAAGGCTCTTTAACACTGCTGAACCTGTAAAGTCATTTGAGTAGtatctttaaaatgtctttctgGGTATCATAtagcaaaaggagaaaatgacCTAAAGGATTTAGAATTGCTTAGCACTGTACTAACAGGCACTAATATAATGAAAGCAATATACCATGTAATTATGCTTGGAAGCCTTGACTCCAAAGTATATGCCAGTTTAGTAAAGTGGTCCATTTTGACCATTAAATAATAATGCAGTTTGACatcataatattttctaaaaattaatcaTGAGTTTGTAGGAGTTGAATGctttgattcatttatttcatctaCCCATTAATTCCCAGggaaacaaatctacaagaaGGATATTGGTATTATGACTTGtgttttttctcatctgtggatTTTTAATgggtgaaaaaatttaaaaacaaaatattaataagctATATTAGTAATACATTAGTTATCAACCCATAATATACTCCTCAGCTATTACTAAAAACCAGACACATTTTATTCAGTGCTTTGGGTGTTTAGGACATATTCTATGGTTTTTGGGCTTTAACATGGTTTTCTACATGAAGGTATTGGAGAAACAGGACATACTAAAATTATGTGATTTAGACACgataatccttttaaaaatataatgccaTTTTTATTCTCCAGGGTGTAACCACAAAACCAAGTAAACGTCACCATTTTCATTCAGCAGGTGTAACCACAAAAACCTACGAATGCATTAGAGTGATTCCACAGACTGAAAGGTTACCCTCACTGTGTCCACCACCTTTGTTGGATCAAGCCAGTGTGGTTGCTCTTTAATGAAGGTAATTCTCTAAGATTTTAACCTGTACTGTACCGTAAGACTGTCCCAATTAAATAATTGCCATACTCCAGTGTACTTGGCATGATTTTGGTATGCCTGCTCACCTGATCATACTCTAAAGATATAACAGGACTTGAAATTTCAAGCTCTAGTATCCAGCTCAGTGACTTCAACAATTCTTTCAAGCCATCAAACTATTGAGGAAGGTAATGTGTTCACCCTGGAGGCTATTTCCAGATTCCTAAATGTACACTGATTTCAGCATTCTGTTTGGGAATACAATCCATCCTTTCTTCAGCGCAATCGACCGATTTCTACCTAAATTTACTCTAATATCTTTTCTTATTACAAGATAACTATTTAGATTCTGCTTTATCTTTAGTTCATATTTCTTTAACCCTAAAAAGATTATTAATTTGACATGTCATTGATCTCTCTAATAAGTGAATACCAACCCACAAACCactcatccttttaaaaatatttcgtGTGCATCAGTGCCATAACTAATAAATTTTTAAGAGTACCAACTggtctttaattattttatgcttttaacCATGAaacagttttagtttttattacagTGGCTTATTTATTATAGTGGCATTAGAGTGATTGTATTCAAATCGcaatttttcttcatgttttctgcTAAGAGGATTACAAACATTAAAGAGATTTCCTCCTTTCAAATGTAAAGCTATTTGAGTCGAACTTTTACCTTTAATATGCACTGTCATGggctttcaacaaatggtaggaTTAAATTTAGGTTGATGGCTTCATGGAGAGTATGAGAGCTGCGGTCCTTTTAGGGGTATGTTTCTGTGTCTGCAATAGGTTGTGTAGTTTTAGCATTATCTTATTAGTGAGGATCTATCGTTAGAGATAATATTTATGGTGACATTTGTAATTTAATTAATTGCCACTGATGTTctcataatttcattttcattgtacTTCTGTGGAATCATAAACAAAAGGTTAAGTGGCACATCAGGTTAATTTACCAGTCTTTGATGTTTCCATCTGTGATCTTACATTCTAcacaaagcataaataaaatgGCTCTCATAAGGTTATGGTCCAGAAGCATTTCTCTCTCttagtttaatttttagtttaatttttgtgCTTCTCAAAATCCACTTAATCCATAGAACGTTACGCTGACATGGATCTCTGAGTTTCTgttttatgaaaacaaattagGTCAGCTCAGAGAGGGAGCCTGCCATTCTAAGAAGTGATCAGACCCAGAATATAATCGAAAAGAAAGAGTGaagtgttatttaaaattaatgaaaagattTTATAAGATTTCTCATTTGTAACTGCCTGCAGACTGGACTTGACAAAATAGTTCTAGTCTAGAGATAAAATTCCTTAACGGTAGTAGTGTAGTAACCATTTTCCAAAATAGTCCACACTGAACTAAGAAAACAATGCTGTTTACCactatagatttatttttctgaattaccTGTTGCATACCTTTTGCAGAAGCAGCAGCTTAAGATTACCAGTGAAAAGCATTATGCATTATAAGGTCAGCTGTTTTACCTTattctttttcctgatcttcatGGAATGTGTGTGCTAGCATAATACAAAGGAAGATTTTACACCccaaacaatgaaataattttaaaaacaaaatgcacaTAGAACACCTACTTGGTATTGGTGTTATTTTCTTGGAATCAGTGTAATATACACAGGCTCAGCAGTCTAGACGTTAACATTTAAactaatttaaatgtattaatccCTGCTTTTTTCATGCAATTGCAATTTCCAGATATTTAAAGATATGAGCATTTTTATACATTTGCTGATAAAATTggaatcatttcattttaattgataCCTCTAAAAATCATCTCTTCAGCCCGATTGTATTTTCCAGACCTGACCTTTGAGTCAGAAGAGAGCCAATTTGCAAATAAAGGGGTGTCTCATGGCTGCCTGCTGAGGGGCTGTTCATAAGCCTTTTTGTGAGGGTGATTCAATAGCTCCATTCTGGTACAGTGAGTCATGCCCGTTTTAGCCATTTGCCTATAACTGTTTTACTGCCctgtgaataatttttatttatcttaatattattttcatgcaTAACAACTGTAATGAACAACCCTGTCAGTGCCTCCTGGTGgccatttttcctctttttgttctATGTGTCCTGAGGGTCCCTTAGCTATTTGTAGGATAGGGTAGGGAACAGGAcgttttctgtctttctctcttacGCATTTAGgacatctttttttgttgtttggtcTTTCACTTTTGAAAGAATTCTGACCCTGAATTAGGTCTTCCGAATCCTGCTTGAATGGTGCTTAACAGAAACCTGGGTGATAGCTAAGAATCTCTGAATGTCCGGGGTCGAGTTACCTAAAGCCCAATAGACCTCGTTTAAGTCAAAGTTGCAGCAGGAGAGGAGGTCTCTTGGTGGCGATGCCACGGTCGCGGGCCATCCCCTATGCCACTCAATAAGCAAAGTTAAAATCCAGAAACTCAGCCCCAACCGCAGGCTACAGGCTGCAAGGCCTCGCCCCAGTGGCTACTGATTCAGCCTGCACAGAAGGTCCCATTACACTTTTAgatagttgcaaatattttcctcctcTGACTAAGAGATCAAACAAGCTTCGGTTTTGCAATGACCTCGAATTTCTCCACAGTAAAGTGGCCCCAGCAGAATACTGCAGACCCATGCGTAGCCCTTGTAGCGGCGCCGACTGGCTCAGGGAATCAAATCCTCTTGGCCGGCTGGTCCAGAGGCTGATAGACTCGAGGCTGGGCTCGAACCGGTCGCCCCTGCAAGCCACCTGCCCGAGCGTCCTCTGACTCCATAGAGAGTTTGGGTTCTGAGTCTAGCTGCGCGCTGTGTTTCACTGCACGAACCCCTGAATCTCAACTATTCTTTTTGTTATCAGCACGCCTTGCCTCTCCCCTCCGCTATTTTTTGGCTGAAAACGAAACTGGAGTTTGCGCCTTGAAATTGGCTATATGTGAGTTTCACGGCCTGGGACGCCGCAAGGACTTGGCGACCGCGGGCCCCACGGTCGCTCCTCCGTTGTGGCTGCGCCCGGCTTGGACTCACTCCTTCGGGGCCCTTGTTTCTCCCTCGGGCCTTTGTCTACCACCCCCGAGTCGGTCACCCTGCCACGCCCATTCCGGACTCCCCCAGCCCTCTCCACTCCCCAGAAAGCCCGTAAGCGACTAGCGCACGAGCTGTCCCGGGGACCCAGCTCCCGGCTTCCCGCCCCTCGAGGGCTGCGCTCGCAAGCGCGCGCACCGATCGAGGGTCCCAGACTCCAGAACCGCCCTCTCCAGGCCGCTGGGCGCCCTCCTGCGCGCACGACCCCCGCCTCTCCAGCGTGGGACGGCGTCCCCCCTCGCCGTAGCTCCGGGAAGCCCGGCCGCCGCGCCCTTCCTCCTCGGGCTCCCACCCCCATTTCCGgggtctcctccctctctcccgcACCTTCCCGCGCTCCCTCCCCGCCCTCCCCGCCGCCCGCTGGCGTTCACCTGGTTGTTTTTGCAGAGATCAGCCCACATGCTTGTGCCGTCCCCTCCGCGCATCAGGACGTGGTAGGTGAAGAAGTAGATGCCCGGGATGGAGCAGGTGAACTTGCCGGTGGTGGGGTCGTAGTGGTTTCCGAGGTTGGTGACCACGTCGTCGAACTTAAGCACCTCGTAGCCTTCGTGCTGCCGCTTGAGGCCGGCGTAGAAGGCGATCTTGGGCACCGTGCTGTAGGTGGCGGCGCTGATGGCCCCGGCCGCGTTCAGGCCGGGCGCCCCGGGCGGGCCCGGCAGGCCTTGGCGGCCCGGCTCGCCCTTCTCGCCCGGGGGCCCCATGGGGCCCGGCGGCCCGGGCTCTCCGGGGGGCCCGCGCGGACCCGCCTTCCCGGGTCGGCCGGCCTCGCCTTTGGGGCCCTGGATGAAGGTGGGCAGGGACTGCATGAGGCCGCGGTCGGGCGTGGCAGCGGTGCTGGGCGCCTTGGTGCCCCCGTAGGGGTCGCAGACCATGCGGCAGGTGCCCAGCATCTCGTAGTGCGCCGACGTGCCGGCCGAGCTCACCAGCACCGGGATGAGGATCACCAGCAGCAGCACCATCACCACCCCCAGCGCCCCGGCGGCAATCAGGCGCCTCCTGCTGCCCACCAGCCGGCTCAGCGCGGGGCGATCCTCTTGTCTGCTTTTGGACAGAATTTTGAAGGTTGGGCGGGGACCTCTTCAGAGCCGAAAACAACCCCCTGCGAACCCCAACTCCCCTGGGCGGGCGCGCGCCGGCCGCTGCTGCCGACTCCTGCTCCCCCCGCGGAGGCTGCGGCTGGGGAGGGAGCGCGGGCGCCCAGTGACTTGAGCCGAAGTCCCGAGCCTGGGGTGGGGGTCGGGGGAGGGGTGCGCGGGGCGCCCTCGCCTCCCGCGAGCTCCTTCGCACCTGTGGCTGCAGCGGGCTCCGGCGCGGCCACCCGGAGGGCAGAGCCAGCCGCCGCCTCCTGCGCTCGCCCGGGCCGCTCACACTTTTATGCCGCCGCCGCCTGCGATCGACTTTTCCGTTTTTGCAGACTGCGCCAGTTCGCACCAACTTTCCGTCTGAAGTTGCCtttttctgcctcctcctcctcttctttcgcTCGCTCAGTTCGCCCGTccgctgccttttttttttaattgcctcctttctctcttcctcctttgccACCACCACAACTCGAATAGACGCGCACCCCAAAGCCCCGCGTGGGCCCGGGCGTCCCCCGGGTTCGcccagcggcggcggcggcgggcacTGTCGGCTCGGCGAGGCTCGGGGCTGGGGTGGAGGAGCGAGCGAGCAGCGGCGAGCGCCTCACGGCCGGGAGCGGAGCGAGAGAGAGACTGAAGGCAGAATTCTGCCTGGGTACCACCTGCCAGGAGAAGAGGAGGCTGACAAACGCGCGCCGGAGCAATTTATAGGCACCCAAGGCACAGAGGAAGGGGAGCCGCTTTGGCATCTCATTGCAGCATCTGCTCTGCTCATCCCACTCAGAGAGAGTTTGGCATTACTCTGAcaatgtgggattttttttttcggcctctctttttttctctctctgcacaTGGATGAACAGTGAGATTCTGAATACTCCCTTGCTGAACCAAGCGATGGCAGGTCCTGCTGGACCCACCTGGGGGAGAGAGACAGCTGTGCGACAGCTTTCAGGGCTCAAGGGTCACACCTAAGTCCCAGATTTCCCCACTGCCAGCAGCCCCAGTTGGAGGGTGGAGGTGAAGGTTGAAAGGAGGGTGGCTGAGTTGACAATGTTTCTTTGCTGGCTCCTCTACAATCAGTGCTTCAGGTGTTTCTCAAAATGCCACTTTTAACAGAAGGAGGGCCTTTTAGAATTTTCCAGAGGATagatgtgattttcttttaacCTGAtggtttttttcctcctctgccttctAAATGAATAAGATGTTACCCCAAGAACAGTGAGGTATGTTGAAAAGCCAAATAACATTTCTGAATGATTTAAAATGAACATGTCCACCGcatctgggggtgggggggttggTCCTTTTTACAAATGCTGCACCGTGGTGAGTGCATACATATGTACTCTACTTACAGGCTTACAGTTCTAGCAGTCTTTCAGGGGATACTGCCAATGGACCTGAAGTTGCATTTACTTAAAGTCGCTAAATGTACGAGAAATAATCACTTGTCAAAATGGCGTCAAAAGATCAAGCAAGGAGCATTTACACAAGTGCTGGGCAAGGTCTTTTCCTAGGATATGGAAAGAGTTCTTATAAGCTCCATAGCAGATTTCCCAAATGTACATTGAGGGAGGGAAGAAATAGGAGAAATACAAGAAACAAGAGCCTCCATTCTCAGTGGGTGAGCTGCAGAAAGAACAGGATGGTTTATCATATTACTGGAAAGCTCCCAGTAGATATCAGGCAAGTCATCCCACCAACAAATACATAAGACACACAAGAATagctttaaataaataagtagaattGATTCCTAAATCATACTTCTGCATTCAGGAGCAACAGATGTCAATCAAACATAGGTGACATTTGCTTGTCAATACAAAGATGATGGCTGGGAAGACGGTGACTTATTACATCAGGGCGAGAATGTGAAATGAGAAGCAGGAACAAATAAGACTCCAGCAAGCAAACAATAACATCCTGGGTGATGATCAAGCAGCCTGTGATCTAGTCTGCAGGTGTCACGGCATGgacttctcctttcctccctgtgcctcaacctccctgccCCCCAGCCTACTCCAGTCCCCCCCACcaatttaattctttctttccttcttctctgtttCACAACAAAATAAGGTCAAATGAGCAGACAGAAGGAAACAAAGATTCATTGATTCTTTTAAGAGAAATGTCAGTAGCTCCTTCAAGCCTTGGCTGGGAGAATCAACCCTAAGAAGTGTGCTGTGTGGCCCAGTGGGGTGGgggtctccacctcctggctacTGACAGATCCACACTGCTCCTGGAATTGGAAAACAGTCCTTTCCACTTCTCAAgcctttaacttttattttagggtaGTGGTTTTATAAATGTGCGCCTATTGCTTGGGCATAATTGTACACATATTTCCATAATAGTTTCGTTCACATGAGCTgccttattttcaaatttttaagcagcaaacACATAATAAGTTCTCTCCTGGCCACAATACTTATTTTCCTAACACACCTCTGGATTGCTTCTTAAAAGTCACCTTCCTTTTGGAGGACAAAATGGTGAGGTTTGCTGCCAGCACTGGGGGCGGGGGGGGAGCGGGTAGGGTATTAATAAAACTCTGGTGCACCAAATGATCAAATTTCATAAGGCCTCTCTATTGCTGCGAAGAGTTCTGCAGGTGACACAAAAGGAGTTTTTAAAAGGTAGAGATTCATGGAGAAGTTCTCATCAAAACCTCAAGCTATGTGGAGTTTTCCCATTGACTAATGCTTAAGATATATTAGAGTCAAATGCTCATAAAATGTTCATCAATGCTCATAAAATATGACAGTTGAAATGGACCCTCTGTTCATGCAGTTGATGAGACCGAAATGAGTTTCCAGGAGGATCAGCACCATTCAACGGGCTTGCTGCTTGCACTCCCCTCTGCACAATATGGGTACATCCCATCCCAGTCTGAGACTGGTCATACTAGTTCTAGTAACTGAGGCTTTCCTCCTTCTACTTTCTCTGATGCCAAAGCAAATTTGATTTTGCAAGTGAGTGCCCTCACATTTTAAAGCTCTGCTAAGATTTAGAAAGGTTCTCAGCGGTCATCATTCATGACGAAAGCATTCCCTCCCAGGCCACGTGGCTGACCCCAGACTTTCTATTAACTGcacaagcctgggcaacgcaTGGATATTTGGCTTTGTAGTGAAGCAGATTTAAATTCTtggtctccttcctctcctctagAAGTGTCTCGCTGTGCACTTTGGGGGAACATTTTGGTTCCCTCATGATTTTCAAGGACGACTTGGTAGTAAACGAACTTATGGCTGGTTTTTGCCACTTTCTACTGCTTGAATTTCCCAGAAGGCTCTCTGCAAAGTTACTCACGCTTCAGCTCTTGTTCCGACAGTTTGGATAAACCATCTGATATGGCATATTACTCATcatctttatatgtatataataatagaaaacgtgtcaattaaaaaaatatttgattttcttcagTCCTCATTAGAGAACCAAGTTTTCTCTCATATTTGATAAGAATCTTGGAAGTGTGCCCTGGAATCTCATTTCTGCAGCATCTCCCTACCGTCTCTCAAGAAAACGCCAGGCTCCCTACTCCCAGTTCCACCCGTACCTGGGCCTTGCAGACCCTCTGGAAAATAAAGTCCAATCCAGAAAGCCGTGATCGTAGTTGGATCACAATCCTGTGATTTTCATCTTTCCCACATCATTTCTGTTGCTTTCAGAAAGCTGAGCAGATCCTAAGCACACGACTCCCACACAGACGTGCTCGGCCATCCATTAATCATTATTGAGTATCTACGGACAGCACAGCCCTACGCTGGGCTCTTACCAGGCAAACAAATATTTAGTCATGAAAATGATTtccaaatccagcagcacttAAGCAGAAATAGCATTTCttagaacaggaaaaaaataaaacaaattaacaaacccAAGCACTGTCTAGAGAATCagacataaaaaatacaaaaaaaaaaaaaacattggaaCTAGATCTactatttatctttaattttgtgGTCTCCAAATTGCATTTCAGAACATATACTCCTTTGACTGAAGAATTGTACATTTCTAACTAGAAAGAGTCTGCCTGGAGTTATGTAGGGAAGCCGTATGTCCTGATGGCTTTGGAATCAGATGGGTCTTAATTTGAATCCTAGCTTCCTCATTTAGGAGCTGTGAAAGTTACTTAATCTCCCAGAGGCTCAATTTCCTTTCCTGTAAAGTGGAAATAACACTAATACCTAAattatagggttgttgtgaagattaagtgagttaatgcgTATAATTACAATGGTACCCAATCTATAATAAGAGCCCAATAACTGCCAACTGTCAACTTAGCATATTGTAGGACTACTGAGTAGTGTATGCCTATGAATTGAATGGAAGAATGCAAGGCTTAGTAAAGGAAGCTGAAACCAAAGGGACTGACTTAAGACAAGTGGCATAAAATGAACAGTAAGTATGATAGACTTGGATAAAACTGACCGGAACACGAAAGTTCTCTAGGAGAGTTGCCGAGGTGTACTCTCCTGtaatatcaagcaaaacaaaactcaaaacaaGGATCACATTACCCTTCTCCAAAGTAAGAAGACAAAGTTTTATATCAAGGTCATTTGAATTCATTGTACTTTGATCGCCCAAGTTTTCAGATGTAAGACCTAGTTGGATGTATTAATGCGTGCTTTTTGTCCTCTAGGAATTCCCCAAGTCAACAAGTTGcaagtgtatttaaaaattattgtggtCGTTATTAAGGAACTGTTTCTGTGGATAACAATTCTCAAAGAAGCAAACAtacctttgttttgttgtttgttgtttttttgggtttgttttgttttatttatttatttatttgagacagggtcccactccatccctcaggatggagtgcagtggcacaatctcggctcactgcaacctctgcctcccaggttcaagggattctcatgcctcagtctcctgaatagctgggattacaggcatgcaccccccgtaccagctaatttttgtgtatatatataatttttttttaagtagagacagggttttgcaatgttgcccagcctggtctcgaactcctggcctcaaattatccacctgcctcagtctccctaagtgttgggattagaggagtgagccactgtgcccggccctgctTTGTACATGAACTAGAAGAGCAGTCCCTCTGAAAGACACCTAAGTCATAGTCACAACTGTAGGGAATTTTCAACACGAAACTTTCCATAGAAGGCAATTTGGAAAGCCAGCTTGGCAGGTGTATTGTCAAAAATTATTGAACCGCCAAATGGAGATGGTTACCAGCACGTTACATAAGACTCAGTGTACAATGTATGGCTTCATATTGGTCCATACTTCTATCAGTCAAGAGAAGGATGAAATCTCAAGTATGGATGTGACACTTTATACCTGCCATGGGTAGAATGTTCAATCCGTATGAACTTACTTGATGTAGAATTAAAGGAAAAGTTACCAAGAATGAGATCTGAGAGCTTAGCAAGTCCTCCTAAGCTATGGCCCTGATAACTCATCATACAAGGAAAATAAGTgaattcaaagaactaaaagcagctGCCATTAGATTACAGGGAACTTTCAAACAAAAGATACATCATAGGAAGTCAGGTGAGAAGCTGTCAACCGGGCAGGCAGTGATAAGAATCGTAGTTGTCTTAttgtact encodes the following:
- the C1QL3 gene encoding complement C1q-like protein 3, with protein sequence MVLLLVILIPVLVSSAGTSAHYEMLGTCRMVCDPYGGTKAPSTAATPDRGLMQSLPTFIQGPKGEAGRPGKAGPRGPPGEPGPPGPMGPPGEKGEPGRQGLPGPPGAPGLNAAGAISAATYSTVPKIAFYAGLKRQHEGYEVLKFDDVVTNLGNHYDPTTGKFTCSIPGIYFFTYHVLMRGGDGTSMWADLCKNNQVRASAIAQDADQNYDYASNSVVLHLEPGDEVYIKLDGGKAHGGNNNKYSTFSGFIIYAD